From Paracoccus suum, the proteins below share one genomic window:
- a CDS encoding ABC transporter substrate-binding protein, translating to MDSRNFNRRHVLAGIAGSTALLALGPRAARAQQADLSAYQSAKIDWRQAEGQAITVAVIPAAYFENLISLAPQFEALTGITLRFEKVPPAQIRQKAVLDLTSGSGTYATHAADPMYYPLYQANGWVDPLDTYLEDATLTDKAWFKPEDIVPAWTAANTIEGKLYGIPYDGEVTLQVLRKDLYEAKGLKPAEDLDGFIANAAALHDPGNRVWGTALRGLPGAGQNVYIYSSIFRAFGGDWLPAGQLTVNGPEAEAALAWYVKTMKDYAPAAAQQWNWPDIADAFSQGTLASYIDAHSSASVINNTEKSTVIGKIAYARWPKGPSGKRVSSIWNWGFPINAALPDAGKKATWLFIQWAASTPTQIATSYGFNGPAKRSGVNRLSLWEDPAYVETVSAFGDNFVEATLTALREDTDVDWRPRVPQWPAVGDMVATAIAAALAGQATPKAALDAAQTQIAALGK from the coding sequence ATGGACAGCAGAAATTTCAATCGACGCCACGTTCTGGCCGGCATCGCCGGATCGACCGCGCTTCTGGCGCTTGGACCCCGCGCCGCCCGCGCGCAGCAGGCCGATCTTTCGGCCTATCAGTCGGCCAAGATCGATTGGCGCCAAGCCGAGGGCCAGGCGATCACCGTGGCCGTCATTCCGGCCGCATATTTCGAGAACCTGATCAGCCTCGCGCCGCAGTTCGAGGCGCTGACCGGCATCACGCTGCGTTTCGAAAAGGTGCCACCGGCGCAGATCCGGCAAAAGGCCGTGCTGGACCTGACCTCGGGCAGCGGCACCTATGCGACCCACGCCGCAGACCCGATGTATTATCCGCTCTATCAGGCGAACGGCTGGGTCGATCCACTGGATACCTATCTCGAGGATGCGACGCTGACTGACAAGGCCTGGTTCAAGCCCGAGGATATCGTGCCGGCCTGGACCGCTGCCAACACCATCGAAGGCAAGCTGTATGGCATCCCCTATGATGGCGAGGTCACGCTGCAGGTACTTCGCAAAGACCTGTACGAGGCCAAAGGGCTTAAGCCGGCCGAGGATCTGGACGGCTTCATCGCCAACGCTGCGGCGCTGCATGATCCCGGCAATCGCGTCTGGGGAACGGCGTTGCGCGGGCTGCCGGGCGCGGGCCAGAACGTCTATATCTACTCGTCAATTTTTCGCGCCTTCGGCGGCGACTGGCTGCCCGCCGGCCAGCTGACCGTCAACGGCCCGGAGGCCGAGGCGGCCCTCGCCTGGTACGTCAAGACGATGAAGGACTACGCCCCCGCCGCCGCCCAGCAGTGGAACTGGCCCGACATCGCAGATGCTTTCTCGCAAGGAACACTGGCCAGCTATATCGATGCCCATTCCTCGGCCTCGGTCATCAACAACACCGAGAAATCCACCGTCATCGGCAAGATCGCCTATGCCCGCTGGCCCAAGGGACCCTCCGGCAAGCGCGTCAGCTCGATCTGGAACTGGGGCTTTCCGATCAACGCCGCCCTGCCGGACGCTGGGAAAAAGGCCACTTGGCTCTTCATTCAGTGGGCGGCCAGCACGCCGACGCAGATCGCCACCTCGTATGGTTTCAATGGACCCGCAAAACGGTCCGGCGTGAACCGCCTGTCGCTGTGGGAGGACCCGGCCTATGTCGAGACCGTCTCGGCCTTCGGTGACAACTTCGTCGAGGCGACACTGACCGCGCTGCGCGAGGATACGGACGTCGACTGGCGCCCGCGCGTGCCGCAGTGGCCGGCAGTCGGCGATATGGTGGCGACCGCCATTGCCGCGGCGCTCGCCGGTCAGGCAACCCCCAAGGCAGCGCTCGACGCCGCGCAGACACAGATCGCCGCCCTCGGCAAATGA
- a CDS encoding carbohydrate ABC transporter permease, producing MSLQADDTRWRPPPGAAGRNRRRLTGERKFASILLAPAFLVLIATTTIPLLLLIYVSMQRMDLSMPFMNGFTGTANYAALWVDPRFWQSLAASLIYTLSTVVLQLLLGLALALAVMGMKRGQTLFRIVAILPVVLSPAVVGMVWRTFMLAPEFGVVDWLSVTAGLGSHNWLGDPILAMIAVIVIHTWQWTPFAFMVLLASLAGVPDDLHEAARIDRASAWQRFTRITLPLIRPAIIMVLIMRTMVALSAFAAIFTVTGGGPGTATEILNLYAYRKSFTELSLGYGAALSVALLALTIAVAGLLFLLRRAR from the coding sequence ATGAGCTTGCAGGCCGATGATACCCGCTGGCGGCCCCCGCCCGGGGCCGCCGGTCGCAACCGGCGGCGCCTCACAGGCGAGCGAAAGTTTGCCAGCATCCTTCTGGCGCCCGCCTTTCTGGTGCTGATCGCCACGACGACAATTCCCCTGCTGCTGCTGATCTATGTCAGCATGCAACGGATGGACCTTTCGATGCCGTTCATGAACGGCTTTACCGGCACGGCCAATTACGCCGCCCTCTGGGTCGACCCGCGCTTCTGGCAATCGCTGGCGGCCAGCCTGATCTACACCCTCTCGACCGTCGTTCTGCAACTGCTGCTGGGCCTTGCCCTGGCACTTGCCGTCATGGGAATGAAGCGCGGTCAGACGCTGTTTCGCATCGTCGCGATCCTCCCGGTCGTTCTGTCGCCCGCCGTGGTCGGCATGGTCTGGCGCACCTTCATGCTGGCGCCCGAGTTCGGGGTGGTGGACTGGCTGTCGGTCACCGCCGGCCTTGGCAGCCACAACTGGCTCGGCGATCCGATACTGGCCATGATCGCGGTGATCGTGATCCACACCTGGCAATGGACCCCCTTCGCCTTCATGGTCCTGCTGGCCAGCTTGGCCGGCGTGCCCGACGATCTGCACGAGGCCGCCCGCATCGACCGCGCGAGCGCCTGGCAGCGGTTCACCCGCATAACCCTGCCGCTGATCCGCCCGGCCATCATCATGGTCCTGATCATGCGCACCATGGTCGCGCTCAGCGCCTTTGCCGCGATCTTTACCGTCACCGGCGGCGGCCCCGGCACGGCGACCGAGATCCTTAACCTCTACGCCTATCGCAAGTCCTTTACCGAACTGTCGCTGGGCTACGGCGCGGCGCTGTCGGTGGCGCTGCTGGCCCTGACGATCGCCGTCGCGGGCCTGCTGTTCCTGCTCAGGCGCGCCCGATGA
- a CDS encoding carbohydrate ABC transporter permease, producing MNMRTLRRIFLGLVGLAFLLAWVFPILWSVMNSFKSERDILAYPPKFIFEPTLDAYRQTLWGPHSILPNLWSSVVISVGTTILTMLLAIPAAYTLARLRLPGKRFSGFYILTTQMLPPVGLIIPYFIVLRGIGWIDSYQGIILIYLTFSLPFAIWLMVSYFEDIPLEMEEAAAVDGASRWTTLRRIVIPQAKGGIAVTVVFVFLNAWNEFLFAVVLSGNTVRPVTIAMYNFVSVEQTLWAQLAAVSVIAMLPVVILGVLAQGHIVKGLTVGAVKGGGRR from the coding sequence ATGAATATGCGCACCCTTCGCCGCATCTTCCTCGGCCTCGTCGGGTTGGCATTCCTGCTCGCCTGGGTGTTCCCGATCCTGTGGAGCGTGATGAACTCGTTCAAGTCGGAGCGCGACATCCTCGCCTATCCGCCCAAGTTCATCTTCGAGCCGACGCTCGACGCTTATCGCCAGACGCTGTGGGGGCCACACTCGATCCTGCCGAACCTGTGGAGCAGCGTGGTCATCTCGGTCGGAACGACGATCCTGACGATGCTGCTGGCGATCCCTGCGGCCTATACGCTCGCGAGGCTGCGCCTGCCGGGCAAGCGCTTCTCGGGGTTCTATATCCTGACCACTCAGATGCTGCCGCCGGTCGGGCTGATCATCCCCTATTTCATCGTCCTGCGCGGCATCGGCTGGATCGACAGCTATCAGGGCATCATCCTGATCTATCTTACCTTTTCACTGCCCTTCGCGATCTGGCTGATGGTCTCCTACTTCGAGGACATCCCGCTGGAGATGGAGGAGGCTGCGGCCGTTGACGGCGCCAGCCGCTGGACCACGCTGCGCCGAATCGTCATCCCGCAGGCCAAGGGCGGGATCGCGGTGACGGTGGTGTTCGTGTTCCTGAACGCCTGGAACGAGTTCCTGTTTGCGGTCGTGCTGTCGGGTAACACCGTCCGGCCCGTCACCATCGCCATGTATAATTTCGTCTCGGTCGAGCAGACGCTCTGGGCGCAGCTTGCCGCGGTATCGGTGATCGCCATGCTGCCGGTCGTGATCCTGGGCGTGCTGGCCCAAGGGCACATCGTCAAGGGGCTGACGGTCGGGGCAGTCAAGGGAGGGGGCCGGAGATGA